Proteins co-encoded in one Musa acuminata AAA Group cultivar baxijiao unplaced genomic scaffold, Cavendish_Baxijiao_AAA HiC_scaffold_1077, whole genome shotgun sequence genomic window:
- the LOC135666206 gene encoding DNA damage-repair/toleration protein DRT100-like, translating into MDSMQPLCLVFLFLCSTLLLQWSQGCHPHDRSALLAFKAGITADPSGLLRSWDSATDCCSAWDGVACDAATRRVVNVSRPGLSSGPDFISDASIAGRLSPALGDLFSLRLLDLSNLKQLAGPIPPALGRLSNTSSTPTNSPVASPPRSQTSPDY; encoded by the coding sequence ATGGATAGCATGCAGCCGCTGtgcctcgtcttcctcttcctctgctcCACCCTGTTGCTGCAGTGGTCGCAGGGATGTCACCCCCACGACCGTTCGGCCCTTCTCGCCTTCAAGGCCGGCATCACCGCCGACCCCTCCGGCCTCCTCCGCTCCTGGGACTCGGCCACGGACTGTTGCTCCGCGTGGGACGGCGTGGCCTGCGACGCTGCCACTCGCCGCGTCGTCAACGTCTCCCGCCCTGGCCTCTCCTCGGGGCCCGACTTCATCTCCGACGCCTCCATTGCCGGGAGGCTCTCGCCTGCCCTCGGCGACCTCTTCTCCCTCCGGTTGCTCGATCTCAGCAACCTCAAGCAGCTCGCCGGCCCCATTCCACCCGCCCTCGGCCGCCTCTCGAACACCTCCTCGACTCCAACCAACTCACCGGTTGCATCCCCTCCGCGTTCGCAAACCTCACCCGACTattaa